Proteins found in one Mangifera indica cultivar Alphonso chromosome 15, CATAS_Mindica_2.1, whole genome shotgun sequence genomic segment:
- the LOC123197175 gene encoding transcription factor MYBC1-like, which produces MREEDSNCFTRWEEELPSPEELMPLSQTLITPDLALAFDIRNPINNKNVNTSPSHLSQPLQQPSQQVTPPPGGNNPLAPSPPEFAAENSAELGSGAGSDEPARTLKRPRLVWTPQLHKRFVDAVAHLGIKNAVPKTIMQLMSVDGLTRENVASHLQKYRLYLKRMQGLSGGGNGAGGGAVGLAASADSATDHLFASSPVPPHFLHTGRSNSDHFLPYVPVAALQHHQQQMAANPLYHRQMGHFGSTPNGQFEHPFLARQPPQQPVHRIGAPVHNSVPGYVEDLESANGGRRVLTLFPTGDD; this is translated from the coding sequence ATGAGAGAGGAAGACTCGAATTGCTTCACTAGATGGGAAGAAGAGCTCCCTTCTCCTGAAGAACTCATGCCTCTTTCTCAGACCTTAATCACTCCTGATCTTGCTCTCGCTTTCGATATCCGAAACCCCATCAACAATAAGAATGTTAATACGTCACCCAGCCATCTCTCTCAGCCGTTGCAGCAGCCATCGCAACAAGTTACTCCTCCGCCTGGAGGGAACAACCCTCTGGCTCCGTCTCCCCCCGAATTCGCAGCTGAGAATTCGGCGGAGCTGGGTTCCGGTGCCGGCAGCGATGAACCCGCCAGAACCCTGAAGCGGCCCAGGCTGGTGTGGACCCCACAGCTGCATAAACGATTTGTGGATGCTGTGGCCCACTTGGGGATTAAGAATGCTGTGCCCAAGACCATAATGCAACTAATGAGTGTGGATGGGTTAACGAGAGAGAACGTCGCCAGTCATTTACAAAAGTACCGCCTTTATTTGAAAAGAATGCAAGGGTTATCCGGCGGTGGTAATGGTGCTGGAGGCGGAGCTGTTGGGTTAGCAGCGTCAGCTGATTCAGCCACTGATCATTTGTTTGCCAGCTCACCGGTTCCGCCGCATTTCTTACATACGGGTCGGAGTAATTCAGACCATTTCTTGCCCTATGTTCCGGTGGCTGCACTGCAGCATCACCAGCAGCAGATGGCAGCTAATCCACTTTACCATAGGCAAATGGGTCATTTTGGATCGACACCAAACGGGCAATTCGAGCATCCATTTCTTGCGCGACAACCGCCTCAGCAACCTGTTCATAGGATAGGGGCACCAGTTCATAATTCGGTACCAGGTTATGTGGAGGATTTAGAGTCAGCTAATGGAGGAAGGAGGGTTCTCACTCTATTTCCTACCGGGGATGATTGA